A genome region from Conger conger chromosome 16, fConCon1.1, whole genome shotgun sequence includes the following:
- the exoc7 gene encoding exocyst complex component 7 isoform X8, with amino-acid sequence MVSILSSFESRLVQLENSIIPVHKQTENLQRLQENVDKTLSCLDHVISYYHVAKDTDKIIREGPAGRLDEYLACIAKIQKAVEYFQDNNPDSPELNTVKARFEKGKELLEAEFRALLTRYSKPVPPVLILDAIGVDEELEVQEEVTLEHLPEAVLQDIICISGWLVEYGRNQDFMTVYFQVRSSQLDRSIKGLKEHFRKNSASSGILYSPAVPNKRKDTPTKKAPKRPGTIRKAQNLLKQYSQHGLDGRKGGSNLTPLEGKDDVLDIEIDSYIHCISAFVKLAHSEYALLTEIIPEHHQKKTFDSLIQGALDNLMLEGDDIVSAARRAIMRHDYSAVLTIFPILRHLKQTKADFDSVLQGTAASTKNKLPTLITSMETIGAKALEEFADSIKNDPDKEYNMPKDGTVHELTSNAILFLQQLLDFQETAGAMLASQVLGDTYNIPLDPRESSSSASSYSSEFSRRLLSTYICKVLGNLQLNLLSKSKVYEDSALSAIFLLNNYNYILKSLEKSELIQLVGVTNRNAEVSYRELMEQQMQIYQRSWLKVTEYVTDRNMPIFQQGTKLKDKERQMIKEKFKGFNDGLEELCKIQKVWAIPDKEQRDAIRQAQRKVVSDAYRFFLHRYGNISFTKNPEKYHKYRPEQVEEMIERLFDTSA; translated from the exons ATG GTGTCCATCCTGTCATCCTTTGAAAGCCGGCTGGTGCAGCTGGAGAACTCCATCATTCCTGTGCACAAGCAGACTGAGAACCTGCAGCGGCTGCAGGAGAACGTAGACAAGaccctgtcctgcctggaccaCGTCATCAGCTACTACCACGTGGCCAAGGACACAGACAAGATCATcagggaggg ACCTGCTGGTAGGCTGGATGAGTATCTAGCCTGCATTGCTAAGATCCAGAAGGCAGTGGAGTACTTCCAGGACAATAATCCAGACAGCCCAGAACTCAACACAGTG AAAGCGCGCTTCGAAAAGGGGAAAGAGCTGCTGGAGGCGGAGTTCAGGGCCCTGCTTACGCGCTACAGCAAGCCGGTCCCTCCTGTGCTGATCCTCGACGCCATCGGGGTGGACGAAGAGctggaggtgcaggaggaggtgaCGCTGGAGCACCTCCCTGAGGCCGTGCTGCAGGACATCATCTGCATCTCCGGGTGGCTTGTGGAGTACGGCCGTAACCAGG ACTTCATGACGGTGTACTTCCAGGTGCGCTCCTCCCAGCTGGATCGCTCCATTAAAGGTCTGAAAGAGCACTTTCGCAAGAACAGCGCCTCCTCCGGGATCCTCTACTCCCCCGCCGTGCCCAACAAGCGCAAGGACACGCCCACCAAGAAGGCTCCTAAGAGACCAG GAACGATCCGGAAGGCTCAGAACCTTCTGAAACAGTACTCACAGCACGGGCTGGATGGGAGAAAGGGGGGTTCTAACCTCACTCCTTTGGAAG GGAAGGATGACGTGCTGGACATCGAGATCGACTCCTACATCCACTGCATCAGCGCCTTTGTGAAGCTGGCCCACAGCGAGTACGCCCTCCTGACGGAGATCATCCCAGAACACCACCAGAAGAAGACCTTCGACTCGCTCatccag ggggcgctggacAACCTGATGCTGGAGGGTGATGACATCGTGTCGGCGGCGCGACGGGCCATCATGCGTCATGACTACTCGGCCGTGCTCACCATCTTCCCCATCCTGCGGCACCTGAAACAGACCAAGGCCGATTTCGACTCTGTGCTCCAG GGTACGGCCGCCAGCACCAAGAACAAGCTGCCCACCCTGATCACCTCCATGGAGACCATTGGAGCTAAAGCTCTGGAGGAGTTTGCTGACAGCATTAAG AATGATCCTGACAAGGAGTATAACATGCCTAAGGATGGAACCGTTCATGAACTCACCAGTAAT GCCATCCTGTTCCTGCAACAGCTGCTGGACTTCCAGGAGACTGCCGGAGCCATGTTGGCTTCCCAAG TCCTTGGCGACACTTACAATATTCCCTTAGACCCCAGAG AGAGCAGCTCGTCGGCCAGCAGCTACAGCTCGGAGTTCAGCAGAAGACTGCTCAGCACATACATCT GTAAGGTTCTGGGGAACCTGCAGCTGAACCTCCTGAGCAAGTCCAAGGTGTACGAGGACTCGGCCCTGAGTGCCATCTTCCTCCtcaacaactacaactacatcCTCAAGTCCCTGGAAAA GTCGGAGCTGATTCAGCTGGTGGGCGTGACAAACAGAAACGCAGAGGTGTCATACCGGGAGCTCATGGAGCAGCAAATGCAGATATACCAGCGCAG CTGGCTGAAGGTGACTGAGTACGTGACGGACAGGAACATGCCCATCTTTCAGCAAGGCACCAAG CTGAAGGATAAGGAACGTCAGATGATCAAGGAGAAGTTCAAG GGCTTTAATGACGGACTGGAGGAGCTGTGTAAGATTCAGAAGGTGTGGGCCATTCCGGACAAAGAGCAGCGAGATGCTATCCGGCAGGCCCAGAGGAAGGTGGTGTCTGATGCCTACAGGTTCTTCTTGCACAG GTATGGCAACATATCATTTACCAAAAATCCAGAGAAATACCACAAGTACAGACCAGAACAGGTGGAGGAGATGATTGAGAGACTATTCGACACATCAGCCTGA
- the exoc7 gene encoding exocyst complex component 7 isoform X1, whose amino-acid sequence MIPTEDASARKREIEEKLKQEQDTLSFIRENLEKSDQLTKGMVSILSSFESRLVQLENSIIPVHKQTENLQRLQENVDKTLSCLDHVISYYHVAKDTDKIIREGPAGRLDEYLACIAKIQKAVEYFQDNNPDSPELNTVKARFEKGKELLEAEFRALLTRYSKPVPPVLILDAIGVDEELEVQEEVTLEHLPEAVLQDIICISGWLVEYGRNQDFMTVYFQVRSSQLDRSIKGLKEHFRKNSASSGILYSPAVPNKRKDTPTKKAPKRPVYIPGTIRKAQNLLKQYSQHGLDGRKGGSNLTPLEGKDDVLDIEIDSYIHCISAFVKLAHSEYALLTEIIPEHHQKKTFDSLIQGALDNLMLEGDDIVSAARRAIMRHDYSAVLTIFPILRHLKQTKADFDSVLQGTAASTKNKLPTLITSMETIGAKALEEFADSIKNDPDKEYNMPKDGTVHELTSNAILFLQQLLDFQETAGAMLASQVLGDTYNIPLDPRESSSSASSYSSEFSRRLLSTYICKVLGNLQLNLLSKSKVYEDSALSAIFLLNNYNYILKSLEKSELIQLVGVTNRNAEVSYRELMEQQMQIYQRSWLKVTEYVTDRNMPIFQQGTKLKDKERQMIKEKFKGFNDGLEELCKIQKVWAIPDKEQRDAIRQAQRKVVSDAYRFFLHRYGNISFTKNPEKYHKYRPEQVEEMIERLFDTSA is encoded by the exons ATGATTCCGACGGAGGATGCGTCAGCGCGGAAAAGAGAGATTGAGGAGAAATTGAAACAG GAACAAGATACGTTGTCGTTCATCCGAGAGAACCTGGAGAAGAGTGACCAGCTGACCAAAGGCATG GTGTCCATCCTGTCATCCTTTGAAAGCCGGCTGGTGCAGCTGGAGAACTCCATCATTCCTGTGCACAAGCAGACTGAGAACCTGCAGCGGCTGCAGGAGAACGTAGACAAGaccctgtcctgcctggaccaCGTCATCAGCTACTACCACGTGGCCAAGGACACAGACAAGATCATcagggaggg ACCTGCTGGTAGGCTGGATGAGTATCTAGCCTGCATTGCTAAGATCCAGAAGGCAGTGGAGTACTTCCAGGACAATAATCCAGACAGCCCAGAACTCAACACAGTG AAAGCGCGCTTCGAAAAGGGGAAAGAGCTGCTGGAGGCGGAGTTCAGGGCCCTGCTTACGCGCTACAGCAAGCCGGTCCCTCCTGTGCTGATCCTCGACGCCATCGGGGTGGACGAAGAGctggaggtgcaggaggaggtgaCGCTGGAGCACCTCCCTGAGGCCGTGCTGCAGGACATCATCTGCATCTCCGGGTGGCTTGTGGAGTACGGCCGTAACCAGG ACTTCATGACGGTGTACTTCCAGGTGCGCTCCTCCCAGCTGGATCGCTCCATTAAAGGTCTGAAAGAGCACTTTCGCAAGAACAGCGCCTCCTCCGGGATCCTCTACTCCCCCGCCGTGCCCAACAAGCGCAAGGACACGCCCACCAAGAAGGCTCCTAAGAGACCAG TCTACATTCCAG GAACGATCCGGAAGGCTCAGAACCTTCTGAAACAGTACTCACAGCACGGGCTGGATGGGAGAAAGGGGGGTTCTAACCTCACTCCTTTGGAAG GGAAGGATGACGTGCTGGACATCGAGATCGACTCCTACATCCACTGCATCAGCGCCTTTGTGAAGCTGGCCCACAGCGAGTACGCCCTCCTGACGGAGATCATCCCAGAACACCACCAGAAGAAGACCTTCGACTCGCTCatccag ggggcgctggacAACCTGATGCTGGAGGGTGATGACATCGTGTCGGCGGCGCGACGGGCCATCATGCGTCATGACTACTCGGCCGTGCTCACCATCTTCCCCATCCTGCGGCACCTGAAACAGACCAAGGCCGATTTCGACTCTGTGCTCCAG GGTACGGCCGCCAGCACCAAGAACAAGCTGCCCACCCTGATCACCTCCATGGAGACCATTGGAGCTAAAGCTCTGGAGGAGTTTGCTGACAGCATTAAG AATGATCCTGACAAGGAGTATAACATGCCTAAGGATGGAACCGTTCATGAACTCACCAGTAAT GCCATCCTGTTCCTGCAACAGCTGCTGGACTTCCAGGAGACTGCCGGAGCCATGTTGGCTTCCCAAG TCCTTGGCGACACTTACAATATTCCCTTAGACCCCAGAG AGAGCAGCTCGTCGGCCAGCAGCTACAGCTCGGAGTTCAGCAGAAGACTGCTCAGCACATACATCT GTAAGGTTCTGGGGAACCTGCAGCTGAACCTCCTGAGCAAGTCCAAGGTGTACGAGGACTCGGCCCTGAGTGCCATCTTCCTCCtcaacaactacaactacatcCTCAAGTCCCTGGAAAA GTCGGAGCTGATTCAGCTGGTGGGCGTGACAAACAGAAACGCAGAGGTGTCATACCGGGAGCTCATGGAGCAGCAAATGCAGATATACCAGCGCAG CTGGCTGAAGGTGACTGAGTACGTGACGGACAGGAACATGCCCATCTTTCAGCAAGGCACCAAG CTGAAGGATAAGGAACGTCAGATGATCAAGGAGAAGTTCAAG GGCTTTAATGACGGACTGGAGGAGCTGTGTAAGATTCAGAAGGTGTGGGCCATTCCGGACAAAGAGCAGCGAGATGCTATCCGGCAGGCCCAGAGGAAGGTGGTGTCTGATGCCTACAGGTTCTTCTTGCACAG GTATGGCAACATATCATTTACCAAAAATCCAGAGAAATACCACAAGTACAGACCAGAACAGGTGGAGGAGATGATTGAGAGACTATTCGACACATCAGCCTGA
- the exoc7 gene encoding exocyst complex component 7 isoform X4, which produces MIPTEDASARKREIEEKLKQEQDTLSFIRENLEKSDQLTKGMVSILSSFESRLVQLENSIIPVHKQTENLQRLQENVDKTLSCLDHVISYYHVAKDTDKIIREGPAGRLDEYLACIAKIQKAVEYFQDNNPDSPELNTVKARFEKGKELLEAEFRALLTRYSKPVPPVLILDAIGVDEELEVQEEVTLEHLPEAVLQDIICISGWLVEYGRNQDFMTVYFQVRSSQLDRSIKGLKEHFRKNSASSGILYSPAVPNKRKDTPTKKAPKRPVYIPGTIRKAQNLLKQYSQHGLDGRKGGSNLTPLEGKDDVLDIEIDSYIHCISAFVKLAHSEYALLTEIIPEHHQKKTFDSLIQGALDNLMLEGDDIVSAARRAIMRHDYSAVLTIFPILRHLKQTKADFDSVLQGTAASTKNKLPTLITSMETIGAKALEEFADSIKNDPDKEYNMPKDGTVHELTSNAILFLQQLLDFQETAGAMLASQESSSSASSYSSEFSRRLLSTYICKVLGNLQLNLLSKSKVYEDSALSAIFLLNNYNYILKSLEKSELIQLVGVTNRNAEVSYRELMEQQMQIYQRSWLKVTEYVTDRNMPIFQQGTKLKDKERQMIKEKFKGFNDGLEELCKIQKVWAIPDKEQRDAIRQAQRKVVSDAYRFFLHRYGNISFTKNPEKYHKYRPEQVEEMIERLFDTSA; this is translated from the exons ATGATTCCGACGGAGGATGCGTCAGCGCGGAAAAGAGAGATTGAGGAGAAATTGAAACAG GAACAAGATACGTTGTCGTTCATCCGAGAGAACCTGGAGAAGAGTGACCAGCTGACCAAAGGCATG GTGTCCATCCTGTCATCCTTTGAAAGCCGGCTGGTGCAGCTGGAGAACTCCATCATTCCTGTGCACAAGCAGACTGAGAACCTGCAGCGGCTGCAGGAGAACGTAGACAAGaccctgtcctgcctggaccaCGTCATCAGCTACTACCACGTGGCCAAGGACACAGACAAGATCATcagggaggg ACCTGCTGGTAGGCTGGATGAGTATCTAGCCTGCATTGCTAAGATCCAGAAGGCAGTGGAGTACTTCCAGGACAATAATCCAGACAGCCCAGAACTCAACACAGTG AAAGCGCGCTTCGAAAAGGGGAAAGAGCTGCTGGAGGCGGAGTTCAGGGCCCTGCTTACGCGCTACAGCAAGCCGGTCCCTCCTGTGCTGATCCTCGACGCCATCGGGGTGGACGAAGAGctggaggtgcaggaggaggtgaCGCTGGAGCACCTCCCTGAGGCCGTGCTGCAGGACATCATCTGCATCTCCGGGTGGCTTGTGGAGTACGGCCGTAACCAGG ACTTCATGACGGTGTACTTCCAGGTGCGCTCCTCCCAGCTGGATCGCTCCATTAAAGGTCTGAAAGAGCACTTTCGCAAGAACAGCGCCTCCTCCGGGATCCTCTACTCCCCCGCCGTGCCCAACAAGCGCAAGGACACGCCCACCAAGAAGGCTCCTAAGAGACCAG TCTACATTCCAG GAACGATCCGGAAGGCTCAGAACCTTCTGAAACAGTACTCACAGCACGGGCTGGATGGGAGAAAGGGGGGTTCTAACCTCACTCCTTTGGAAG GGAAGGATGACGTGCTGGACATCGAGATCGACTCCTACATCCACTGCATCAGCGCCTTTGTGAAGCTGGCCCACAGCGAGTACGCCCTCCTGACGGAGATCATCCCAGAACACCACCAGAAGAAGACCTTCGACTCGCTCatccag ggggcgctggacAACCTGATGCTGGAGGGTGATGACATCGTGTCGGCGGCGCGACGGGCCATCATGCGTCATGACTACTCGGCCGTGCTCACCATCTTCCCCATCCTGCGGCACCTGAAACAGACCAAGGCCGATTTCGACTCTGTGCTCCAG GGTACGGCCGCCAGCACCAAGAACAAGCTGCCCACCCTGATCACCTCCATGGAGACCATTGGAGCTAAAGCTCTGGAGGAGTTTGCTGACAGCATTAAG AATGATCCTGACAAGGAGTATAACATGCCTAAGGATGGAACCGTTCATGAACTCACCAGTAAT GCCATCCTGTTCCTGCAACAGCTGCTGGACTTCCAGGAGACTGCCGGAGCCATGTTGGCTTCCCAAG AGAGCAGCTCGTCGGCCAGCAGCTACAGCTCGGAGTTCAGCAGAAGACTGCTCAGCACATACATCT GTAAGGTTCTGGGGAACCTGCAGCTGAACCTCCTGAGCAAGTCCAAGGTGTACGAGGACTCGGCCCTGAGTGCCATCTTCCTCCtcaacaactacaactacatcCTCAAGTCCCTGGAAAA GTCGGAGCTGATTCAGCTGGTGGGCGTGACAAACAGAAACGCAGAGGTGTCATACCGGGAGCTCATGGAGCAGCAAATGCAGATATACCAGCGCAG CTGGCTGAAGGTGACTGAGTACGTGACGGACAGGAACATGCCCATCTTTCAGCAAGGCACCAAG CTGAAGGATAAGGAACGTCAGATGATCAAGGAGAAGTTCAAG GGCTTTAATGACGGACTGGAGGAGCTGTGTAAGATTCAGAAGGTGTGGGCCATTCCGGACAAAGAGCAGCGAGATGCTATCCGGCAGGCCCAGAGGAAGGTGGTGTCTGATGCCTACAGGTTCTTCTTGCACAG GTATGGCAACATATCATTTACCAAAAATCCAGAGAAATACCACAAGTACAGACCAGAACAGGTGGAGGAGATGATTGAGAGACTATTCGACACATCAGCCTGA
- the exoc7 gene encoding exocyst complex component 7 isoform X10 encodes MIPTEDASARKREIEEKLKQEQDTLSFIRENLEKSDQLTKGMVSILSSFESRLVQLENSIIPVHKQTENLQRLQENVDKTLSCLDHVISYYHVAKDTDKIIREGPAGRLDEYLACIAKIQKAVEYFQDNNPDSPELNTVKARFEKGKELLEAEFRALLTRYSKPVPPVLILDAIGVDEELEVQEEVTLEHLPEAVLQDIICISGWLVEYGRNQDFMTVYFQVRSSQLDRSIKGLKEHFRKNSASSGILYSPAVPNKRKDTPTKKAPKRPVYIPGTIRKAQNLLKQYSQHGLDGRKGGSNLTPLEGHDHDLRVKHLSDALSEKQGASAGKDDVLDIEIDSYIHCISAFVKLAHSEYALLTEIIPEHHQKKTFDSLIQGALDNLMLEGDDIVSAARRAIMRHDYSAVLTIFPILRHLKQTKADFDSVLQGTAASTKNKLPTLITSMETIGAKALEEFADSIKNDPDKEYNMPKDGTVHELTSNAILFLQQLLDFQETAGAMLASQVLGDTYNIPLDPRESSSSASSYSSEFSRRLLSTYICKVLGNLQLNLLSKSKVYEDSALSAIFLLNNYNYILKSLEKSELIQLVGVTNRNAEVSYRELMEQQMQIYQRSWLKVTEYVTDRNMPIFQQGTKLKDKERQMIKEKFKGFNDGLEELCKIQKVWAIPDKEQRDAIRQAQRKVVSDAYRFFLHRYGNISFTKNPEKYHKYRPEQVEEMIERLFDTSA; translated from the exons ATGATTCCGACGGAGGATGCGTCAGCGCGGAAAAGAGAGATTGAGGAGAAATTGAAACAG GAACAAGATACGTTGTCGTTCATCCGAGAGAACCTGGAGAAGAGTGACCAGCTGACCAAAGGCATG GTGTCCATCCTGTCATCCTTTGAAAGCCGGCTGGTGCAGCTGGAGAACTCCATCATTCCTGTGCACAAGCAGACTGAGAACCTGCAGCGGCTGCAGGAGAACGTAGACAAGaccctgtcctgcctggaccaCGTCATCAGCTACTACCACGTGGCCAAGGACACAGACAAGATCATcagggaggg ACCTGCTGGTAGGCTGGATGAGTATCTAGCCTGCATTGCTAAGATCCAGAAGGCAGTGGAGTACTTCCAGGACAATAATCCAGACAGCCCAGAACTCAACACAGTG AAAGCGCGCTTCGAAAAGGGGAAAGAGCTGCTGGAGGCGGAGTTCAGGGCCCTGCTTACGCGCTACAGCAAGCCGGTCCCTCCTGTGCTGATCCTCGACGCCATCGGGGTGGACGAAGAGctggaggtgcaggaggaggtgaCGCTGGAGCACCTCCCTGAGGCCGTGCTGCAGGACATCATCTGCATCTCCGGGTGGCTTGTGGAGTACGGCCGTAACCAGG ACTTCATGACGGTGTACTTCCAGGTGCGCTCCTCCCAGCTGGATCGCTCCATTAAAGGTCTGAAAGAGCACTTTCGCAAGAACAGCGCCTCCTCCGGGATCCTCTACTCCCCCGCCGTGCCCAACAAGCGCAAGGACACGCCCACCAAGAAGGCTCCTAAGAGACCAG TCTACATTCCAG GAACGATCCGGAAGGCTCAGAACCTTCTGAAACAGTACTCACAGCACGGGCTGGATGGGAGAAAGGGGGGTTCTAACCTCACTCCTTTGGAAG GTCATGATCATGACCTCAGAGTCAAACACCTCTCTGATGCCCTGAGTGAGAAGCAGGGGGCATCTGCAG GGAAGGATGACGTGCTGGACATCGAGATCGACTCCTACATCCACTGCATCAGCGCCTTTGTGAAGCTGGCCCACAGCGAGTACGCCCTCCTGACGGAGATCATCCCAGAACACCACCAGAAGAAGACCTTCGACTCGCTCatccag ggggcgctggacAACCTGATGCTGGAGGGTGATGACATCGTGTCGGCGGCGCGACGGGCCATCATGCGTCATGACTACTCGGCCGTGCTCACCATCTTCCCCATCCTGCGGCACCTGAAACAGACCAAGGCCGATTTCGACTCTGTGCTCCAG GGTACGGCCGCCAGCACCAAGAACAAGCTGCCCACCCTGATCACCTCCATGGAGACCATTGGAGCTAAAGCTCTGGAGGAGTTTGCTGACAGCATTAAG AATGATCCTGACAAGGAGTATAACATGCCTAAGGATGGAACCGTTCATGAACTCACCAGTAAT GCCATCCTGTTCCTGCAACAGCTGCTGGACTTCCAGGAGACTGCCGGAGCCATGTTGGCTTCCCAAG TCCTTGGCGACACTTACAATATTCCCTTAGACCCCAGAG AGAGCAGCTCGTCGGCCAGCAGCTACAGCTCGGAGTTCAGCAGAAGACTGCTCAGCACATACATCT GTAAGGTTCTGGGGAACCTGCAGCTGAACCTCCTGAGCAAGTCCAAGGTGTACGAGGACTCGGCCCTGAGTGCCATCTTCCTCCtcaacaactacaactacatcCTCAAGTCCCTGGAAAA GTCGGAGCTGATTCAGCTGGTGGGCGTGACAAACAGAAACGCAGAGGTGTCATACCGGGAGCTCATGGAGCAGCAAATGCAGATATACCAGCGCAG CTGGCTGAAGGTGACTGAGTACGTGACGGACAGGAACATGCCCATCTTTCAGCAAGGCACCAAG CTGAAGGATAAGGAACGTCAGATGATCAAGGAGAAGTTCAAG GGCTTTAATGACGGACTGGAGGAGCTGTGTAAGATTCAGAAGGTGTGGGCCATTCCGGACAAAGAGCAGCGAGATGCTATCCGGCAGGCCCAGAGGAAGGTGGTGTCTGATGCCTACAGGTTCTTCTTGCACAG GTATGGCAACATATCATTTACCAAAAATCCAGAGAAATACCACAAGTACAGACCAGAACAGGTGGAGGAGATGATTGAGAGACTATTCGACACATCAGCCTGA
- the exoc7 gene encoding exocyst complex component 7 isoform X6, producing MIPTEDASARKREIEEKLKQEQDTLSFIRENLEKSDQLTKGMVSILSSFESRLVQLENSIIPVHKQTENLQRLQENVDKTLSCLDHVISYYHVAKDTDKIIREGPAGRLDEYLACIAKIQKAVEYFQDNNPDSPELNTVKARFEKGKELLEAEFRALLTRYSKPVPPVLILDAIGVDEELEVQEEVTLEHLPEAVLQDIICISGWLVEYGRNQDFMTVYFQVRSSQLDRSIKGLKEHFRKNSASSGILYSPAVPNKRKDTPTKKAPKRPGHDHDLRVKHLSDALSEKQGASAGKDDVLDIEIDSYIHCISAFVKLAHSEYALLTEIIPEHHQKKTFDSLIQGALDNLMLEGDDIVSAARRAIMRHDYSAVLTIFPILRHLKQTKADFDSVLQGTAASTKNKLPTLITSMETIGAKALEEFADSIKNDPDKEYNMPKDGTVHELTSNAILFLQQLLDFQETAGAMLASQESSSSASSYSSEFSRRLLSTYICKVLGNLQLNLLSKSKVYEDSALSAIFLLNNYNYILKSLEKSELIQLVGVTNRNAEVSYRELMEQQMQIYQRSWLKVTEYVTDRNMPIFQQGTKLKDKERQMIKEKFKGFNDGLEELCKIQKVWAIPDKEQRDAIRQAQRKVVSDAYRFFLHRYGNISFTKNPEKYHKYRPEQVEEMIERLFDTSA from the exons ATGATTCCGACGGAGGATGCGTCAGCGCGGAAAAGAGAGATTGAGGAGAAATTGAAACAG GAACAAGATACGTTGTCGTTCATCCGAGAGAACCTGGAGAAGAGTGACCAGCTGACCAAAGGCATG GTGTCCATCCTGTCATCCTTTGAAAGCCGGCTGGTGCAGCTGGAGAACTCCATCATTCCTGTGCACAAGCAGACTGAGAACCTGCAGCGGCTGCAGGAGAACGTAGACAAGaccctgtcctgcctggaccaCGTCATCAGCTACTACCACGTGGCCAAGGACACAGACAAGATCATcagggaggg ACCTGCTGGTAGGCTGGATGAGTATCTAGCCTGCATTGCTAAGATCCAGAAGGCAGTGGAGTACTTCCAGGACAATAATCCAGACAGCCCAGAACTCAACACAGTG AAAGCGCGCTTCGAAAAGGGGAAAGAGCTGCTGGAGGCGGAGTTCAGGGCCCTGCTTACGCGCTACAGCAAGCCGGTCCCTCCTGTGCTGATCCTCGACGCCATCGGGGTGGACGAAGAGctggaggtgcaggaggaggtgaCGCTGGAGCACCTCCCTGAGGCCGTGCTGCAGGACATCATCTGCATCTCCGGGTGGCTTGTGGAGTACGGCCGTAACCAGG ACTTCATGACGGTGTACTTCCAGGTGCGCTCCTCCCAGCTGGATCGCTCCATTAAAGGTCTGAAAGAGCACTTTCGCAAGAACAGCGCCTCCTCCGGGATCCTCTACTCCCCCGCCGTGCCCAACAAGCGCAAGGACACGCCCACCAAGAAGGCTCCTAAGAGACCAG GTCATGATCATGACCTCAGAGTCAAACACCTCTCTGATGCCCTGAGTGAGAAGCAGGGGGCATCTGCAG GGAAGGATGACGTGCTGGACATCGAGATCGACTCCTACATCCACTGCATCAGCGCCTTTGTGAAGCTGGCCCACAGCGAGTACGCCCTCCTGACGGAGATCATCCCAGAACACCACCAGAAGAAGACCTTCGACTCGCTCatccag ggggcgctggacAACCTGATGCTGGAGGGTGATGACATCGTGTCGGCGGCGCGACGGGCCATCATGCGTCATGACTACTCGGCCGTGCTCACCATCTTCCCCATCCTGCGGCACCTGAAACAGACCAAGGCCGATTTCGACTCTGTGCTCCAG GGTACGGCCGCCAGCACCAAGAACAAGCTGCCCACCCTGATCACCTCCATGGAGACCATTGGAGCTAAAGCTCTGGAGGAGTTTGCTGACAGCATTAAG AATGATCCTGACAAGGAGTATAACATGCCTAAGGATGGAACCGTTCATGAACTCACCAGTAAT GCCATCCTGTTCCTGCAACAGCTGCTGGACTTCCAGGAGACTGCCGGAGCCATGTTGGCTTCCCAAG AGAGCAGCTCGTCGGCCAGCAGCTACAGCTCGGAGTTCAGCAGAAGACTGCTCAGCACATACATCT GTAAGGTTCTGGGGAACCTGCAGCTGAACCTCCTGAGCAAGTCCAAGGTGTACGAGGACTCGGCCCTGAGTGCCATCTTCCTCCtcaacaactacaactacatcCTCAAGTCCCTGGAAAA GTCGGAGCTGATTCAGCTGGTGGGCGTGACAAACAGAAACGCAGAGGTGTCATACCGGGAGCTCATGGAGCAGCAAATGCAGATATACCAGCGCAG CTGGCTGAAGGTGACTGAGTACGTGACGGACAGGAACATGCCCATCTTTCAGCAAGGCACCAAG CTGAAGGATAAGGAACGTCAGATGATCAAGGAGAAGTTCAAG GGCTTTAATGACGGACTGGAGGAGCTGTGTAAGATTCAGAAGGTGTGGGCCATTCCGGACAAAGAGCAGCGAGATGCTATCCGGCAGGCCCAGAGGAAGGTGGTGTCTGATGCCTACAGGTTCTTCTTGCACAG GTATGGCAACATATCATTTACCAAAAATCCAGAGAAATACCACAAGTACAGACCAGAACAGGTGGAGGAGATGATTGAGAGACTATTCGACACATCAGCCTGA